From Centroberyx gerrardi isolate f3 chromosome 15, fCenGer3.hap1.cur.20231027, whole genome shotgun sequence:
CATATCGGTGACGGTTGATGCGAGACGCAGTGACATTATGCAATTGAACACGGCCCTTTTATCAAGACGCCGATCGTGATAAAGTAATCCGCGCGTCCGATCGTGACCTGACCCGCTCGTTGTGTCCACTCGAGTTTTGAGGTTGTTGTTGGTGGCATGCTGCGAGGTTAGaatcacagagagaggagttgTTTTCTCCCTGCCAGCGCTTTAATTAACAAGATGTTAGGGTGGCCCTGGGCGGCCCTAATATCCAGCTGAGCGAGTGTTAAAGCAGATACCCAGCTGTACCCCAAGCTGTTTATCCCTTTACTAACAAGTACTTCACCAGACTTCAAATTTGATACTTCAGAGTTCAATTTACTATTCATCGTATATAAAGCTAAATTGTGTCCAAGTACAAAATGAAATGCCGCAATGGCAAAAAGATTATTACCTTTTTTGAACTGATACTTACTATACCCAAGATTCAACTCTGTGATCTGTGGAGAAATGTGCCATGATTTCATATGGGCTTTGTGACACTTCATACTGTCCGCATGTTGATCAGAGTTGCTTTGTGTTGCAGTTACATGGTGTTGCGGAAGGACGTTCGCGAGATGAACAGCGACTCTCCTCCCAAAGCCGACGCGGGGCTCAAACCAGGTGAGTCGACGCCGCGGGGCTGAAAGAACTGGAGCACAGAGCGCAGCCAGTCGCCGGCATCTACGTcttggtctgtgtgtctgcagtgtgaGCGGGTTGCAGGGAGGCAGGCTGAAGAAAGGGAAGTGCTGTTTTGCACCGGTGAAGGGTTCCTGTCACCGCAAAGTCTATTTTTGTTTGAAGTCCTTACCAGGCTTTTTATATAGTGCCCACTTTGTCTGCGGCACAGCTCGTACTCTCTCATAATTACAGTTtgaaaacagctttttttttttttattattatcagccTCTCGGTATTCACAGGTGGTTGACTCACAACTGTGACATTTCTTGCATTGTAAAAGCATAAAGCAACCGTCTGCCAAGGTGGTTAGACGCCACTTAAACCCACCTGCGACAGTGTGGCTGAACGCTCTTGCTGCCGGGAGCCACTGCAGATATTCCTCACAGATTTCTCAGGCTGCATTCTTCCACGGTTGCTTTTCAAACGTCTTTTTACATAGTCCTAGTTTTCCTCCGAGTTCCTGTTACGTTCAGAGTCTAGAATGCACTAATATTTGTGGCACCGAAACTGTGATCCAGTGTTTTTTTCGCAGAGCAGTACCTGGAATCTGTCATCAAAATGCAGTTGAATAGTTGTGTTAGTCGATGATTTTGTTTgatgctgctctgctctcattcagtttcatttaCTGCTTCATCGCTCCATTGCTGGGccagcacacacgcacgctcacacacacacacaaacatgcacacccATCGTCCTGCTTCCCTCCAAACACCCAGTGACAGGGGTTGTGAGATTGATTTCAAGCCACATcgccaaaaaaaagtaaagtctTAAATTTACAATTGTTTCATGAATGACATTTTACTAGCTTTTATATTACATCTGCTAGATGCAAAAAGAAATCAGCAAAATGTCATTAATGTCTTCTCTCTATTCATGAAATATGAAATTTCTCACCCTTCACACACAGTGCCCTTATCATGTGGTAAATATGTAACGACTGAGTttaacacgtgtgtgtgtgtgtttgacagcgCTGGATGCAGCCTTGGAGTTCCAGCAGCAGCTGGCGGTGCCCAGTACCTGGAGGacggaggtgaaggaggagagctCCAGCAGCGAGGACGACGacgacgaggaagaggaggagcaggaggaagatgccagcagtgaagaggaggaggtagtaTACACGCTCTGTCCCTGCAACCTCGGAGTAAAATGATACCCAATCTTGGCTGATATCTGAACAGCCTCCTCTCCGTGAGTCAAAcccaattattttttttacttccccATTTCCTGTCTGCAGGAGGAAGTGGAGCCGTTCCCAGAGGAAAGGGAGAActtcctgcagcagctgtacAAGTTCATGGAAGACAGAGGTGAGTCCAGGCTGCCATCAATAAATCTGCAGGTCCTCAAAAGCTCTTTTCTCTTTAAGGCTTTAAAAATgcttaaaatttgtatttagtttCTTTTTGATGCAACTATAAAATTACATAGTGGTATTGacagattattttcatttagtGATATTTAGTCAGGACAGAGTTGAAAAATAAGACAAACAGAATATGGCAAATTTTTCACCAAAAGATTTGAATTGGATTGTCAGTAGTGTGGGttttcttatgttgtattacattactgTATTACACTACTGTTGTATATTAACAGGGTTAGTACAATATGTcaaacatgttggacatcatgtccctaaaaattgaatttgctgattttgttattctTATATTGCTTCATTTACTTTGTTATAAGTTATAACTTTCATTAACTATGTCCAAAATCGTCGAAAATAGTTTGTTTTTGccagctttttgttttattttggttgtgaaattggtcttaaataataaaaaaaatactcacaATTGCCACTTACAAGGCCTGACTCAGTTAAATAACTAGTTTCCAGCAGGTTTCTAACTAAATGTTAGATTGTCTGTCATCTCAACCCGCTCCATGTGTCTCTTCTTCAGGAACTCCAATCAACAAGCGGCCTGTACTGGGCTACAGGAACCTCAACCTCTTCAAGCTCTACAGGCTAGTGAACAAACTGGGAGGCTTCGACAACGTGAGTGCCACGTTGGCATCTTGTTCACACGGTTTAATTTTGGTCACGATTTTCCTTTTGGATGCTGACTGACTCTGGaactgtcttcctctctcccatgTTTGAACAGATTGAGAGCGGCTCAGTTTGGAAGCAAGTCTATCAAGATCTGGGAATCCCTGTGCTCAATTCAGCCGCTGGCTACAATGTCAAATGTGCTTATCGCAAGTACGTACAGACTCTACCTCCACGTCTCTGTATAGCTTTCAACTCTGTTGGGCAGACACGGCTTTTGTTCTCTACTGCTGTACACTCTACTCATTCATCAAAGTTGACATGCAGTTTGTAGCGCGTTTTACTTTTCTTAAGTACAACTGTATGTCTTTCATACAACTTTTACAGCTTCCATTTTCAGCAGAATCCTCAATAAAAACCTATTTCGGCCTTTGCAGAATTAACTTTTAGCAGTGCAGAGACAGCAAAGCAGATGTTAAGGTTTCACTGAGTGATAAGCATGCTCATTATCACAACTGTGATGACGTGCATGCTTTTGAGAGCAGTGGTAAAATTAGACATAGGGTCCTTGTCGGATGTGTTAACAAGGAGTGGATGTGGATGTGTTCTCCTGCAGGTACTTGTATGGGTTTGAGGAGTACTGCACCTCCACCGCCATCACCTTCCGGATGGACCTCCCTCTGAAACAGGGTCCCAAGGGGGAGGTGAAGCCCGAGGGCGAGGCCGGAGGCACCGCCCCCACGGCGTCCGGCTCTGGAGAAGAGCAGAAAGCCCACCTCGACGGAGAGCCTTGCAGCGTGCAGCCTGTCGTCTGCAAGGTGCGTTCTCCTAATCCTTTATTTTGTCTCATGTTAAAGCTTCGTCCTCTGCCTTTCATATGTAAGATACATCTCTAAACGGTGTCCCTCATTTTTAAGACACTTCTCCAGTGTGATGTAGTAAAAGCATCCCTCTCCCGCAGGAGGAGAAAAGCGACTCGGCCAGGAACAAAATGGAGCCCGAATCGTCAAAGACGGAGCAGAAGGACGGCGgagacgacgacgacgacgaagacgacgacgacgacgacgaagaCGACGGCCCCCACAAGGGAGACGCGGACGAGGGCACGTCGATGGCGCGCCTCGGGGCCGAGAACATGAAGCAGGAGCccgaggaggagcaggagggcaAGGACAACTCTGGGTAGGTGGTCCGAAGCGACGGTCCCTCCACCAGTGTAGGGCCGTGGTAAAATCCTCCAACACTAGCTCCACGGCCTCTCCTCAGCTCCACAGGGTATCTGGATTGTGAAACAGTTTCCCTATTCAATCTGGCATCAATGCTTTATTCATATGTTTCTCCAGACACATATGCTCTTAAAAAGATAGGCCTATATTTCATCAAGTTGAGGCCTCCTTCTCCTTGGTGGCAGTGTAATGACACCGTAAGCATATCCTGCAGCTGAGGAGCGATGGCCCCTCTGGCCTCAAACAGAGGTTTAACCCCCCCATACCCCCTCCAATCCAACTCTACCTGCTATTTAACCACtctagacagagaaagagggaaactCGTCCTACCtgagctctcctctcctctcttctaaaTAAGCTCTTACCCACTGCCCTCTGTGCTGTTATTTCTCATGGCTTAGTCGGCACCAGCTGGCAGAGACATCTAAGAGCACCAAAGCCTGACTGCTACCTGTCTACTGGCATGTCGTgctgtggtctctctctctctctcgctctctctctttctctccgtctctctctttctctctctgtctctctctctcactctggcTAGGGTTCTTTGAACATGGCTAGGCTCACTCAGTCGGCACACAGTGAAACATGGCTGTGCTCCTCTAGATTTTCTGCACTGCCCTGATCTCTGTCAAAGCTCTTTgcgctcagctctctctctctctctctatctctctctctctctctttctctctctctctgtcttttttctcattttgtggCTTTTGGTGTTCAGCTTTATTAAATGTTCCATGTCAGTATGTTAGCGTTGTCACTGATGCATTAGAACTCTCGAGGCAAGATAGTAGTTTAAAGGCAGTAACCTCTAGAGGCACATTTTGAAAAAGTAACTGCAACTGCCTTTTTCTTGCAGTGTGGACAAATGATTACTCTGCTTAGTTGAATGCTTTGGTCTCAGTTAGATGCTTTTTCACCCATTCTGTTCTGTCCAGAAGGTCTAGATTAGTGTTCTCTGTCCAGTTTAGCCTCTGTCTATTTCTTCACGCTCCAGTTTGGGCTTCAGATAATGGATAATATGAAGTAAGACATTCGTGTTAAGGCTGCTTGATAACTTCAGAAGCTTCCTTTTTTAGATTTGAGGCAACAGAGTTCTTCTCACAAACAAAGCCACTGGGTACTGGCTAGTACTACTGCCACAGTTGACAGAACTGAGTCCAAAGATTTGCCACAGTTCCTTATGTGTCTGGTTGAAGGGATAACAGACTTCCTCAACTTCAGGCTGCCCCCAACTTGTGCTGTTGCTCTTAGTAGCACTATCTCTGTAGTTATATCATCTAAGGCCCCGGGCACACTAGAGGATTATCGGGCCGATTAGCATCATATTTGGACATCCCCACAATCGCTTGGCTGGGACCAGTGGTCTGCTCAGATTATCTGGTGGTGTGAAGGTTTTACAGATTCAATCCCACAGTGATCGACTGGCagactgatctgatctgagccGCCCCGATCATATCAAGTTTGACATTTACAACCCGACATCTGGACAGGTCCTGTAGTGTGTTGAGAGACAGATTCATTCCAAGAGCAGAGGCCgccaatagccaatgagagcccAGTGTACTGTGGGTTGAGGTGGAAGAGTTATATTTAAAAGTTATATGAATGATAATAATTAATGAAATGTTGCCGAACTCCCGTTCTACAATGAATGTAAGTTACTAGCCAAACTACCATCATCTTCTACTCACCTCCAGGTTCAGCCCACATTGACTGTCTCTCCAGCCTCGGCTATACCCAAATTCtggctttatgtttttttctgccatttttatttttttttattttatttttttttcagtgcacaTTAATGCACATTGCATTAATGTGCACATTAATGGTATATATATTGATTAACATTGAATCACGCAATTTTCCAAAAGATTGGAGGTCCTGACGTTAGTGACATTTTAGgagtcagcaggataatctGTCATAACTCAGTGTGTGATACCCTGTCATTGCCTCATCGTCAACTGTGAGCATATTTACCACTGAGGGACaaaaaaatcagtgaaatccGTTATGTATGTGATGCAGTGCTTTTCCAAAAACAAGTTGGGATTTTTaaagtcttctagtgtgtccccagccttagAAGAGAAACAGTTTCTTAAATCGTCAGACTTGGACTGCTGCTGAAATAAGTGCATCTTCGTCACTGTGGCTTGTTGAATATCAGCTGTCAGCAGAAAGTGCATGCTCTAAGCAGTAGTTATGAGAGGGATTGTGTGGAGTAGTGTTTTGTAACTGTTCTTTGTGGCAGCAACCCAAATTGGATATTGCAGTCGTGCTTCCTCTCAATGCTGTAGTCTTGCTTTAAATTGCTGTGCTGCCTGCCAACTTGCGCTTTGCCGTGCTAACCTGCCCCTGTGGCCCCTGCGCCTAAACTGGCACTCCACCGCCCGTACCCTCCAGCTTCGACCTACTGACTGTTCCCCACTAGCTCCTCCTTGTGGCTGTTTTGCCTCTTACTGAACCCctagccagtgtgtgtgtgaatgagagtcCTACGTATGTTGTGTGTGGATGTAGGGTTAGATGGCCTAACGGTAGTTTCATTTCCCATACAAGATGATTGAATTTGATTTTTGTCATGAAAGTATGATGTATTTATTGCTGAAACCCTCCATGTACTGTTCTTTGAGAGCTTGTGTATACTGTAGGTTGCTGTAGGTTACACACTGGAGTAGAGTTATGGGAGGACAAGAGTGGAAGTTTTAGATGGAAAGTGTATGACTCCTTACTACCAGACAAAATGTGAGGAGGGAAATGTTTAGTAGTTTTTAGTTAAGGGACCTACTGTTGTTATTGGTCAGGATTggacaggacagggcagggcagggtgGAGTGAATTTAGCAGGAAATAGGCTTCCTAGAACCAGGCAGTGAGgagggtgggtgtgggtggggctTTGGTGTTCAATGGGGCAGCCTAGGGCCAGGAAGTGCTGAACTGTCTTTCTTGCAGGGATGACAGCAgtcaggagggggaggaaggggaggagttTGAGTGTTACCCCCCGGGGATGAAGGTGCAGGTGAGGTATGGGCGAGGCCGCAATCTGAAGACGTACGAGGCCACTGTGAAAGAGGCAGacgtggaggggggagaggtgCTCTACCTGGTGCACTACTGTGGCTGGAACGTCAGGTAAGACAGGACCTGGGGAGAATCACCTAATGTCTATATTCACCCTCTAAAAAGACATCTCTTACCTTCAATTCAGCTCAAGGGATCACCACTACGTGGGTATCCCCACGGCAGTAACAGATACATCCCTCCCTCACAATTCTACTAAAGTCCCTTAGTCAGTACTCTGATTATGGATTACATTGAGCCATCTAGTGGCAGAAACAGAATTGGGTTGATATGTAACATTCCTTAGCTTTCCTCACTCAGTTTTGACTGaatcccctgtctgtctgtccccctgctgtctgtctcaacGAAGTCTACAGACGGGCTGAATTTTAGCCAATTTTACTTTTGGCAATGGTTTTGGCTAAACCATCACAGAACATTGgagtatacagtataatgtaataatgtaggCCACCCTTGGGATCTCTCTGAAAGGCCAAATAAAGTGCTGCTACACTCACCTCTACCTCTCaaccctctcccccctccccaatGGGCCAGGGTTAATGCAGTGTTAAGTAGAGTGTTAGGGTACCATGACAAAGAGGTTAACTTTCCTGCTTTCTAGTGAGACCAGTTTACGTATTTCATCGTCTCAATGTTGTTGTGTGGTCCTCTAGCACTCTATAAAAGATAGAGGGATGTTCTCTGCATTGTGTCTGTCGTGTGTGACGTTGTGAAACTTTCATTTCCTTCATATGACCCAAGTAGCACCCTTGGTACTGTTGGAACTttcttgaatttgttttttgtggttGTCGGTTTTCATAATGTTTCTTTCTTCATTGTAAAGGTTTGTCTTTTCCACACAATACCATTGGATCTCTTCCTTTGCTGTTGAGGCTTATTGTATCACAGCAACAAGTTGGGGTCAGAGCTGTCTGTGTGGTGggttgtgtgagagagaatgtttTTAGCTCCTTCCTAAGATCTGAGTGATGAGATTGTTTCTTGTCTTTGTATTTTCCATTAGATATGATGAATGGATCAAGGCAGACAAGATTGTTCGCCCGGCCAATAAGAATGTACCAAAAATAAAGCATCGCAAAAAAATAAAGGTATGAGTTTGGAGAGTTACATGTTTTCGAATTCCAGCTAAGTTCATACTGTGAAGTGAACCACTGACCGTATTAAATTCCAACAgaacaaagcagagagggagcgagacagGTTGGAGAGGCTCAACGACAGAGAAGACCTCGGCCCTTCACCCAACAATAACCGTGTCCCACGCTCCAAATGTGGCCTGGGTCAGGATGTCTTTTCCAAGATGGAGGAGGGTGAGGACAAAGGGACTCAGCAGTCTCCAGTCAAGTCTATAGAAATTACTTCTATCCTCAATGGCCTGCAAGGTAGCAACACTCGTGAGCCTGTAGTCCTCATGCACACTTACAGCAGATTAGGACTGTTTGACTCTGAAGTGGTTGATTATTTGTGGTTCTGTTGCCATGCTACTGAAACTAAATTTTGTCTCGTTTGCTTCAGCCTCTGAGATTTCCACAGACGAAAGTGAGCATGAAGATGAGGAAGGGGATCATAATGAAGATGATCGCCCAGGTTGCCGTGGCAGCCTCAGGAAGGGCCCACCAGAGCCCCCACAGACATCAGAGCGATGGGAGAGTGGGACCCCTCCTGAAGTATCCAAACCTCCTTCAGTCTCAGGAAAGAGCCAAGATCCAGTCAGTCCAGAGGGTCCAGAGGTGGGGAAGCGCCGAAGCCAACCAGAGTTGGAGGGAGAGGCAAGCACCAGGAAGAGGAAATCTGAGGGTGCAGCAGAGAGGACCCCAAAAGGCCCATCCAAAGCCAAGACCAGGAACACCAGGAGTGCAGACTGGCTGCCTGGAAGCTCTCCCAGGAAGCTAGAGGAGAGAGGGGCCGGtccaggggaggagaggggggcctCATCCAGCAGCAGTTCAGAAGATGAAGGGCCACCACTTGCTGAGTCCCAGGCTGAGGAAAGTGAGCGGAGTCGCCCAAAAGCCAAAGGTTCCCCCTCTAAGAAGTACAACGGGATGAAGGAGAAGACCAAAACTGGCCGAACCTCTGGGTTCTGGGAGATCCCTGACAAGAGGGTTAAAATGCCTGGGAGTGCAGAGGAAAGACCTGCTGTACGTACTAAGGGCCAGAAGGACGTGTGGTCAAGTATCCAGGCCCAGTGGCCCAAGAAGACCCTGAAGGAGTTGTTCTCTGACTCGGACACAGAGGCTGCCAACTCTCCGCCCCCAACCGTGTCCGCGGTCCTGGAGGAGCCCCGAGCAGAGCAGGACGCCGGGCCTGAGGATGAAGCCTCAGAGGAGCAGATGGACAACGACAAACTGCAGGAGTTTCCCAGCAGCGGCAGCAACTCTGTACTCAACACGCCACCAACTACGCCCGAGTCGCCCTCGATGGGGGGCAGCGCCGTGGAAGACTCCGGCCGAGCGCAGCCTTCCTCCCCTCCGCCGTCTATAGCCCCCGCCTTGCCTTCAGAGCCGGCTTCTGCCGCCCTTCCCCCGGGACCCATACAGGAGGAAGCCGCGGGCGGGCGCAGCGAGACCGACAGCAGCACAGTGGAAGTGGAGAGTCTGGGCGGGGAGCTGCAGGACCTCCCGCAGGATGAAGGGGCAGGATCCCCCTCCAAAGCCTTTGACGCCAGCCTCTcctgcaacagcaacagcaactgcAGCCTagagctgagcagcagcagtcaaCAGGAGAGTGAACAGAAGTCCAAAGGTATGAATGACGGCAAATAAACTTTGTCAAGTGCTTTGTGTTTCGCAGTGGCAgacttcattatttatttatctttttttaaggCGGGGGTACTTTCTAGAAATAATCATGCATAAAGCTGACAACTCATTTCACAGTCTGTCTATTCCCTCACCATCTCCATGCGTCTGCTTTGTAGCATCTGCGAGTCAGAAGCGGCAAAAAGAATCACAGACAGGTGGAGCCTCAAAGAAACACAAGCCAAACCGCAAGAGCCTAGGTGTGCCTCCCAAAAAGAATAGGAAAACAGGTAAGTAAGAGAGATGTCGAAGTAGAATTGCCGGCTTCCTGCTGTCCTTCCCACTTCAAATGGCCTTACTTTGAATGCTTCCAGTACTGGTATCAGTTACCAAGAACCAACTGAGTACCATGTTATTTTATGATTTTGAACTTTGTGTCAATTGATCAGTTACATAAGAAAATTGGATATCAAGTAAAGTACTAGATATTGGTATATCGGTATATTCGGAGTGCTTTAAGTTTAAGTAGTGGTACTTTGTATTTCTGCTTCATGTTTACAGAGAGCATTTATTTACTAGCTTGCGGACATTATATTAACAAAGTGACATTTTTGCTTGATCGCTGTCCGTCTCTTGATCACTGCCTCCTTCGCTCCTGCAGCCAACAGCAGTGACAGTGAGGACCAGTCTGTTGTTGAGGGCACTGCCAAATCACCTGCCTCCAAGAACAATGCATCAGACGTGAAGGCTGCCATTTCGCCCAAGTGCCCCGGGCGAACTCCGCCTTCGAGCCATAAGTACCACAAGCAGGGTGACCCTGACCACCCCCATCACCGCGAACACCACGGGAGAACGCCACGCGTCTACAAGTGGAGCTTCCAGATGTGTAAGTGTCAGACTGCTGACAAGTTTGTTGGCGTACACTGGAAAATTAAAGGAAATCTGCCTTTTTCATTAGGACCCATAGGAGAGGCCTTCGCCTGAGGATATTAACTGTCAAAATCTTCTTTGTAGTCTcttaaaaactcactttcataaacttgctgtttttatttattctagtTTATCTTCAGTTTCACTTTGCATTAATTTTGCATTCTACTTTTGctataatatatttataatattttataGAGTTTGCCTGCTATTTTATTTGTAAACTACTTTAATGATTTGGAAAAATGCAAAGAAAGTGTTTGTCATTGATACATCATTAAGTAGACGGAGCACTGCAGCCGTATGTCCTCGTGTCTGTGTCTTAGAGACCTAACATCCTAAAATACATTATGTTCCACCCAGCGGACTTGGAGAAGATGAGCAGCCTGGAGAGGATCTCGTTTCTTCAGGAGAAGCTGCAGGACATCAGGAACCACTACCTCTCCCTCAAATCTGAGGTGGCCTCCATTGACCGACGACGAAAACGCATGAAGAAGAAGGAACGGGAAAGTGAGTCATCTTCCTGTGATGTCAACCGTTAAAGATAGTCGTCCTtgttctctccacctacacgctTTGTAGCCGATCATAACCAAACCCTGCTTCTGTCCTCCAGGCACGGTGGcggcttcctcctcctcgtcctcgtcaTCCTCCTCACCGTCCTCCAGCTCGCTGACGGCGGCGGTCATGCTGACCTTGGCTGACCCTCCGGTgtcctcctcgtcctcgtcctctcAGAACTCTGGGGTATCGGTGGAGTGCAGGTGACAGGACGTACCAGCGAGGAGCCACCGCACTAAGCACTTAACCAGCACCCTGGGCTCACCGCCCCCACTCCCTTCCACCAGGACAGACAAGTCAACCTACATACTGTAACTACTGGGGCACAAAAACCAGACCagagacaaaaaacaagaaacaagcaCTATTTTCTATTGACAACTGTTTCCTTGGCAAGCTAATGGCACTTAAGTGCACTTTTATGAAGATTGTGTAGGGGGAAgaatttgtcaaaaaaaagtacaaaattgTCTTTTGCGCTCTCCTTAATTGAACATTTATAAGAATTGTTTTTGCAAGCAATAATTGTTTCCATTTGATAAAGTTCTATTATCTTGGTTAGGGATGATTCCAGTGAAGACCCCTCTGTGCTCTGTCCTCATAGCCCAACGTGGCACAGCCAGTGCTTGCCATTTTATTTTGGGGAATTCAGAGGAACTGTGCCACAATGGCATTAAGGGCATACTCAATGTAACGTTGCCTcatgtttctctgtccaccCTCATTATAAGGGCCTTCATATGGTGAATAAACCTCAGATGGTTGACTATGCTCATCCCAAGTACAGGAACACTGTCCTGTACCTGTTTGCTTTGAGTCAATAGGTGGTGAAGGATAGGGTTTCAGATCATCATATGTCCACTGACAGCCACAGTGGATGAATATGGAATGATACTGTAGTgcctttttgttcttttctacGGGGCACTTTGAGAAAGGACAGCACTTTTTCCTGGTCCTATTCTCAAATCAAGAGGGTCACCCAGAATAATGTGTCCCTTACAAAAGACTGAAGAATACTGTATGAATGAGCAGGCGGTGAAGGGCTGTGTCTGACAGATATTGATGGTTTTTATCAGCATATGGAAATATTTAAGAAATATGATTGTAAAGGATAAAGCAGAACTATACTGGATCACCTATAATCTACTACTGAATACTCATCCAGTTTGGGTACAACTGTTAAGTCTGGCAGTATAAAATGTGCAATGATGGAGGTGGCGAATGCAATGGTTACATTTCTTCAGTTGATCAGCCTTTTAAATGCccatctgctttttttttttaaattatgttcTGATCGCTCATTAAATCACCCAGTCAGTCGTATCCTCTTCACTTAAGATTTGATAGTGCAGCTGTGCAACTTGAAGGCAAACATGGGAGGTATTTACAGCATCACTGTGTACCTCAGAACAAATGAATGAGACACAATCCCAAGTCTGCAGCAGTTCAAAGAACATACAGTCAGTTTAATACAAGCGAGGCATACCTTTCTGGCATCTCTTTCCCGTTTTACTTCTGATCCGTAATGACATGCCAGCTCTCATCATCTATTTTAAACAAAGATTTCCTCTCATACTCATCCCTACCAAAAATGTTTGGTTCTGTTTCATGTACTATGACCAGAATAATGGTAAAGATATTGTAAATGTGCATTTATATCATAAAGTGACGTATGTGTATACATTTCTGAAGACATCTCCAGTGTTTCCTTTGTATAGACTCCCTACTGTATGATAACCTGaagttctgttttgtttggcaCTTGTATGTAATTGTATGCTTTTGTTATACATTTGTATATTGAGAAGAGTGTTTTGAGTCAAGCTATTTAATATCTTGCACTGTTAATAACATGTACTTTTCTGTACAGACAGTTTTACGGTTTTAACTGTAGTTTGAGTGTAAATACTGAGGGTAAAAGCATGTCCGTTCCCCCCCCTTGTCCTCATTCTTGTTCTCTTGTAGGGACAGAtttatttagtttcatttattttgttgttttgttctgccGCTTTCATGAATTTcaagaaagttttttttccctttataattttattgttttggtttagtttgtattttgttttgttttctgttagCTTGTGCTTGTAAAGAGAAGAATTGTGGTTTTGGAGGCGGCTGAACTATTTTCCAACCTGTACATGAGCTGTAGCTAAAGCTTTATGGACCTGTATGGAAAATGGTCTGGATCATAGAGTAAGAGAAAGTGATGGAGCTTGTTGAAAAAGGCTCAATAGTATTTATTAGGCTCATCTGATGATGGTCATTGTGTAATTTATTGTACAAATGTAAGCAAAACAGAAGCCTCTGTTTGAAATAAATGCCATAGTTTGTGAAGTACTCAGTGTGTCTGTTGCCTGCATCTAAGAAGCTGTTACTGCTACCATGTTGGGTTTTAAAAGTTAGTCATTAATGAAATTCGAATGACTTTTTCTGAGCAAAGCTC
This genomic window contains:
- the arid4b gene encoding AT-rich interactive domain-containing protein 4B isoform X3 encodes the protein MKTLEEPPYLTVGTDVSAKYRGAFCEAKIKTAKRLVKAKVTFKPDLSTAEVHDEHIKGPLKVGAVVEVKNQDGVYQEATINKLTDASIYTVVFDDGDEKTLRRSSLCLKGARHFAESETLDRLPLTNPEHFGTPVIGKKGNRGRRSNPVQEEESSSSSSEEEESDQRQNEDLFGKVVCVEGVATGDKKKTTWYPALVISPDCHEDVTMKKDNIFVRSFKDGKFYMVLRKDVREMNSDSPPKADAGLKPALDAALEFQQQLAVPSTWRTEVKEESSSSEDDDDEEEEEQEEDASSEEEEEEVEPFPEERENFLQQLYKFMEDRGTPINKRPVLGYRNLNLFKLYRLVNKLGGFDNIESGSVWKQVYQDLGIPVLNSAAGYNVKCAYRKYLYGFEEYCTSTAITFRMDLPLKQGPKGEVKPEGEAGGTAPTASGSGEEQKAHLDGEPCSVQPVVCKEEKSDSARNKMEPESSKTEQKDGGDDDDDEDDDDDDEDDGPHKGDADEGTSMARLGAENMKQEPEEEQEGKDNSGYDEWIKADKIVRPANKNVPKIKHRKKIKNKAERERDRLERLNDREDLGPSPNNNRVPRSKCGLGQDVFSKMEEGEDKGTQQSPVKSIEITSILNGLQASEISTDESEHEDEEGDHNEDDRPGCRGSLRKGPPEPPQTSERWESGTPPEVSKPPSVSGKSQDPVSPEGPEVGKRRSQPELEGEASTRKRKSEGAAERTPKGPSKAKTRNTRSADWLPGSSPRKLEERGAGPGEERGASSSSSSEDEGPPLAESQAEESERSRPKAKGSPSKKYNGMKEKTKTGRTSGFWEIPDKRVKMPGSAEERPAVRTKGQKDVWSSIQAQWPKKTLKELFSDSDTEAANSPPPTVSAVLEEPRAEQDAGPEDEASEEQMDNDKLQEFPSSGSNSVLNTPPTTPESPSMGGSAVEDSGRAQPSSPPPSIAPALPSEPASAALPPGPIQEEAAGGRSETDSSTVEVESLGGELQDLPQDEGAGSPSKAFDASLSCNSNSNCSLELSSSSQQESEQKSKASASQKRQKESQTGGASKKHKPNRKSLGVPPKKNRKTANSSDSEDQSVVEGTAKSPASKNNASDVKAAISPKCPGRTPPSSHKYHKQGDPDHPHHREHHGRTPRVYKWSFQMSDLEKMSSLERISFLQEKLQDIRNHYLSLKSEVASIDRRRKRMKKKERESTVAASSSSSSSSSSPSSSSLTAAVMLTLADPPVSSSSSSSQNSGVSVECR